Proteins found in one Canis aureus isolate CA01 chromosome 19, VMU_Caureus_v.1.0, whole genome shotgun sequence genomic segment:
- the PLK5 gene encoding inactive serine/threonine-protein kinase PLK5 isoform X1, with protein sequence MEPGPRRPRTSRPPVSAFLRDPSSGRVYRRGKLIGKGAFSRCYKLMDMSTSAVFALKVVPRAGGAAGRLRPRGKVDREIALHSRLKHRNIVALHGHFADRENVYMVLEYCSRQSLAHVLEARQTLTEPEVRYYLRGLVSGLRYLHQRRIVHRDLKPSNFFLNKNMVVKIGDLGLAARVGPGGHCHRVLCGTPNFLAPEVISRNGHSCQSDLWALGCIMYTVLTGTPPFMVAPLPEMYQNIRDGRYPEPAHLSPNARRLIARLLAPNPAERPSLDHLLQDDFFTQGFTPDRLPARSCYSPPFFTVPQPLGRLFRKVGRLLLPQCRPLCPITASEASGPGEGGSDPDPMEWGSEATLLDTGAPHLEVPVHLLTHGTLRSDPAGPKGSQRQEVEVAIRNLRLCLDPGLPDPPDTPYPATQDPPGERWPILWAPKWVDYSSKYGFGYQLSDGGSGVLLRDGTHMALRPPGDRVCYVPGRGKLETFTPRDVPRPLAAKLAVLRLFTCCLRRRVRQVSQEGSRPSPPPAAPNLCLLRFLVSERALLLLFSDGTVQISGRGDRAHLVLSGGGGKELRLTVWEDGQPRTSYPRGALQSPGCAPQARPRLVHALHMLQSI encoded by the exons ATGGAGcccgggccgcggcggccgcgcACTTCCCGCCCGCCGGTCTCCGCCTTCCTGCGCGACCCGAGCTCCGGGCGCGTGTACAGGCGCGGGAAGCTCATCGGCAAG GGCGCCTTCAGCCGCTGCTACAAGCTGATGGACATGTCCACCAGTGCCGTGTTTGCCCTCAAGGTGGTGCCTCGCGCTGGGGGCGCGGCCGGGCGACTGCGCCCCCGTGGTAAG GTGGACCGGGAGATCGCCCTGCACAGCCGCCTGAAGCACCGCAACATTGTAGCCCTCCACGGACACTTTGCCGACCGCGAGAACGTGTACATGGTGCTGGAGTACTGCAGCCGCCAG TCACTGGCCCACGTTCTGGAGGCGCGGCAGACTCTGACGGAGCCCGAGGTGCGCTACTACCTGCGGGGCCTGGTCAGCGGGCTGCGCTACCTGCATCAGCGGCGCATCGTGCACCGTGACCTGAAGCCCA gtAACTTCTTCCTGAACAAGAACATGGTGGTAAAGATTGGAGACCTGGGGCTGGCCGCCAGGGTGGGCCCGGGGGGCCACTGCCACAG AGTGCTCTGCGGGACCCCAAACTTCCTGGCTCCGGAGGTCATCTCCAGGAATGGGCACTCCTGCCAGTCAGACCTCTGGGCTCTTGGCTGCATCAT GTACACAGTGCTGACTGGCACCCCTCCCTTCATGGTGGCTCCCCTGCCCGAGATGTACCAAAACATCCGAGACGGCCGCTACCCCGAGCCCGCCCACCTGTCACCCAACGCGCGCCGCCTCATCGCCCGCCTGCTGGCGCCCAACCCAGCGGAACGGCCCAGCCTGGACCACCTGCTGCAGGACGACTTCTTCACCCAG GGTTTCACCCCGGACCGGCTGCCAGCCCGCTCCTGCTACAGCCCACCCTTCTTCACCGTGCCCCAGCCTCTGGGCAGGCTCTTCCGGAAGGTGGGCCGGCTGCTCCTGCCCCAGTGCCGGCCCCTCT GCCCCATCACGGCTAGCGAGGCCTCGGGTCCAGGAGAAGGTGGATCAGATCCTGACCCCATGGAGTGGGGCAGTGAG GCCACCCTGTTGGACACAGGGGCTCCCCACCTGGAGGTCCCCGTCCACCTGCTCACCCACGGGACCCTCAGGAGCGACCCAGCGG ggcccaaggggagccagaggcaggaggtggaggtggcCATCAGAAACCTGCGGCTCTGCCTGGACCCGGGCCTCCCAG ACCCCCCTGACACCCCTTACCCAGCCACACAGGATCCCCCAGGAGAGCGGTGGCCCATCCTCTGGGCCCCCAAGTGGGTGGATTATTCCAGCAAGTACGGCTTCGGCTACCAGCTGTCGGATGGGGGCAGCGGTGTCCTGCTTCGGGATGGCACGCACATGGCCCTGCGCCCCCCGGGGGA CCGAGTGTGCTACGTGCCCGGCCGGGGGAAGCTGGAAACGTTCACCCCGAGGGACGTGCCCCGCCCGCTGGCCGCCAAGCTGGCCGTCCTCCGGCTCTTCACCTGCTGCCTACGGCGGCGTGTGCGCCAGGTGAGCCAG GAGGGGTCCCGGCCCTCGCCCCCCCCAGCGGCCCCCAACCTCTGCTTGCTGCGCTTCCTTGTGTCCGAGCGGGCGTTGCTGCTGCTCTTCAGCGACGGGACGGTGCAG ATCAGCGGCAGGGGCGACAGGGCTCACTTGGTGCTGAGTGGCGGCGGCGGCAAGGAGCTGCGGCTCACGGTCTGGGAGGACGGCCAGCCCCGCACCTCCTACCCCCGGGGCGCCCTGCAGAGCCCCGGCTGCGCCCCACAAGCCCGCCCGCGCCTTGTCCACGCTCTTCACATGCTGCAGAGCATCTAG
- the PLK5 gene encoding inactive serine/threonine-protein kinase PLK5 isoform X2 — translation MVLEYCSRQSLAHVLEARQTLTEPEVRYYLRGLVSGLRYLHQRRIVHRDLKPSNFFLNKNMVVKIGDLGLAARVGPGGHCHRVLCGTPNFLAPEVISRNGHSCQSDLWALGCIMYTVLTGTPPFMVAPLPEMYQNIRDGRYPEPAHLSPNARRLIARLLAPNPAERPSLDHLLQDDFFTQGFTPDRLPARSCYSPPFFTVPQPLGRLFRKVGRLLLPQCRPLCPITASEASGPGEGGSDPDPMEWGSEATLLDTGAPHLEVPVHLLTHGTLRSDPAGPKGSQRQEVEVAIRNLRLCLDPGLPDPPDTPYPATQDPPGERWPILWAPKWVDYSSKYGFGYQLSDGGSGVLLRDGTHMALRPPGDRVCYVPGRGKLETFTPRDVPRPLAAKLAVLRLFTCCLRRRVRQVSQEGSRPSPPPAAPNLCLLRFLVSERALLLLFSDGTVQISGRGDRAHLVLSGGGGKELRLTVWEDGQPRTSYPRGALQSPGCAPQARPRLVHALHMLQSI, via the exons ATGGTGCTGGAGTACTGCAGCCGCCAG TCACTGGCCCACGTTCTGGAGGCGCGGCAGACTCTGACGGAGCCCGAGGTGCGCTACTACCTGCGGGGCCTGGTCAGCGGGCTGCGCTACCTGCATCAGCGGCGCATCGTGCACCGTGACCTGAAGCCCA gtAACTTCTTCCTGAACAAGAACATGGTGGTAAAGATTGGAGACCTGGGGCTGGCCGCCAGGGTGGGCCCGGGGGGCCACTGCCACAG AGTGCTCTGCGGGACCCCAAACTTCCTGGCTCCGGAGGTCATCTCCAGGAATGGGCACTCCTGCCAGTCAGACCTCTGGGCTCTTGGCTGCATCAT GTACACAGTGCTGACTGGCACCCCTCCCTTCATGGTGGCTCCCCTGCCCGAGATGTACCAAAACATCCGAGACGGCCGCTACCCCGAGCCCGCCCACCTGTCACCCAACGCGCGCCGCCTCATCGCCCGCCTGCTGGCGCCCAACCCAGCGGAACGGCCCAGCCTGGACCACCTGCTGCAGGACGACTTCTTCACCCAG GGTTTCACCCCGGACCGGCTGCCAGCCCGCTCCTGCTACAGCCCACCCTTCTTCACCGTGCCCCAGCCTCTGGGCAGGCTCTTCCGGAAGGTGGGCCGGCTGCTCCTGCCCCAGTGCCGGCCCCTCT GCCCCATCACGGCTAGCGAGGCCTCGGGTCCAGGAGAAGGTGGATCAGATCCTGACCCCATGGAGTGGGGCAGTGAG GCCACCCTGTTGGACACAGGGGCTCCCCACCTGGAGGTCCCCGTCCACCTGCTCACCCACGGGACCCTCAGGAGCGACCCAGCGG ggcccaaggggagccagaggcaggaggtggaggtggcCATCAGAAACCTGCGGCTCTGCCTGGACCCGGGCCTCCCAG ACCCCCCTGACACCCCTTACCCAGCCACACAGGATCCCCCAGGAGAGCGGTGGCCCATCCTCTGGGCCCCCAAGTGGGTGGATTATTCCAGCAAGTACGGCTTCGGCTACCAGCTGTCGGATGGGGGCAGCGGTGTCCTGCTTCGGGATGGCACGCACATGGCCCTGCGCCCCCCGGGGGA CCGAGTGTGCTACGTGCCCGGCCGGGGGAAGCTGGAAACGTTCACCCCGAGGGACGTGCCCCGCCCGCTGGCCGCCAAGCTGGCCGTCCTCCGGCTCTTCACCTGCTGCCTACGGCGGCGTGTGCGCCAGGTGAGCCAG GAGGGGTCCCGGCCCTCGCCCCCCCCAGCGGCCCCCAACCTCTGCTTGCTGCGCTTCCTTGTGTCCGAGCGGGCGTTGCTGCTGCTCTTCAGCGACGGGACGGTGCAG ATCAGCGGCAGGGGCGACAGGGCTCACTTGGTGCTGAGTGGCGGCGGCGGCAAGGAGCTGCGGCTCACGGTCTGGGAGGACGGCCAGCCCCGCACCTCCTACCCCCGGGGCGCCCTGCAGAGCCCCGGCTGCGCCCCACAAGCCCGCCCGCGCCTTGTCCACGCTCTTCACATGCTGCAGAGCATCTAG
- the ADAMTSL5 gene encoding ADAMTS-like protein 5 isoform X1, with translation MRKLRPGDKNRGPETLDYCPKPHSQLGQSWGADPGPLAPPLQSPLQNLLLLWTLLNCGLGGSAQGPGEWTPWGSWSRCSSSCGRGLSVRSRHCIWFPGEESCWGDTHEYRLCRLPDCPLGAIPFRDLQCALYNGHPVLGTQRTYHWVPFYGAPNQCDLNCLAEGHAFYHSFGRVLDGTPCSPGAQGLCVAGRCLSAGCDGLLGSDAHEDHCGRCGGANESCLLVQRVFRDSGAFAGYWNVTLIPEGARHIRVTHRSRNHLALLGGDGRYVLNGNWAVSPPGTYEAAGTRVVYTRAAGPEEKLHAAGPTSEDLLLQVLLQEPNPGIEFEFWLPRERYGPFQAQAQAQAQALGWSLRQQQPRQVEAQPPELPAAPATTVPRIPTPTPDACEPCPDTRGRAHRLLHYCGSDFVFRARVLSRLHQAQETRYEVRVQLIYKNRSPLRALEYVWAPGRCPCPRLDLHREYLLAAQRLISPDGTQDRLLLPHAGYARIWSPAEDSRVRLASRRCPV, from the exons atgaggaaactgaggccggg AGACAagaacagaggcccagagacgtTAGATTACTGCCCCAAACCACACAGCCAGTTGGGACAGAGCTGGGGTGCAGATCCTGGCCCGCTGGCGCCCCCACTGCAGAGCCCCCTCCAGAACCTCCTTCTGCTCTGGACTCTCCTGAACTGCGGTCTAGGGGGCAGTGCTCAG GGTCCCGGTGAGTGGACCCCCTGGGGTTCCTGGAGTCGCTGTTCCAGCTCTTGTGGGCGGGGCCTCTCTGTGCGTAGCCGGCACTGCATCTG GTTTCCTGGGGAGGAGTCCTGCTGGGGAGACACCCACGAGTACCGCCTCTGCCGTCTGCCG GACTGTCCCCTAGGAGCCATTCCCTTCCGAGACCTCCAATGTGCCCTCTACAATGGCCACCCTGTCCTGGGCACCCAGAGGACTTACCACTGGGTGCCCTTCTACGGTG CGCCCAACCAGTGCGACCTCAACTGCCTGGCCGAGGGGCACGCCTTCTACCACAGCTTCGGCCGCGTCCTGGACGGCACCCCCTGCAGCCCGGGCGCCCAGGGGCTCTGCGTGGCCGGCCGCTGCCTC AGCGCCGGCTGTGACGGTTTGCTGGGCTCGGACGCCCACGAAGACCACTGCGGCCGCTGCGGCGGCGCCAACGAGTCCTGTCTGTTGGTGCAGCGCGTGTTCCGAGACTCGG GTGCCTTCGCTGGGTACTGGAACGTGACCCTGATCCCCGAGGGCGCCAGACACATCCGCGTCACCCACCGGAGCCGCAACCACCTGG CGCTGCTAGGGGGCGACGGGCGCTACGTGCTCAACGGGAACTGGGCGGTCAGCCCACCCGGGACCTACGAGGCGGCGGGCACCCGTGTGGTCTACACCCGCGCTGCAGGGCCAGAGGAGAAGCTGCACGCGGCCGGGCCCACCTCCGAAGACCTGCTCCTGCAG GTCCTCCTGCAGGAGCCCAACCCCGGCATCGAGTTCGAGTTCTGGCTCCCTCGGGAGCGCTACGGCCCCTTccaggcgcaggcgcaggcgcaggcgcaggccctgggctggtccCTGCGGCAGCAGCAGCCGCGGCAGGTGGAAGCGCAGCCCCCTGAACTGCCCGCAGCCCCAGCTACCACTGTCCCACGGATCCCGACCCCCACCCCAG ACGCCTGCGAACCCTGCCCGGACACTCGAGGTCGTGCCCACCGGCTGCTCCATTATTGCGGCAGTGACTTTG TGTTCAGAGCCCGAGTGCTGAGCCGCCTCCACCAGGCCCAGGAGACGCGCTATGAGGTTCGGGTGCAGCTCATCTATAAGAACCGCTCGCCACTGCGGGCCCTCGAGTACGTGTGGGCCCCGGGTCGCTGCCCCTGCCCACGGCTGGACCTCCACCGCGAGTACCTGCTGGCCGCCCAGCGCCTCATCAGCCCTGATGGCACTCAGGACCGGCTACTGCTGCCCCACGCTGGCTATGCCCGGATCTGGAGCCCCGCCGAGGACAGCCGTGTGCGCCTGGCCTCCCGGCGCTGCCCTGTCTGA
- the ADAMTSL5 gene encoding ADAMTS-like protein 5 isoform X2 produces MRKLRPGDKNRGPETLDYCPKPHSQLGQSWGADPGPLAPPLQSPLQNLLLLWTLLNCGLGGSAQGPGEWTPWGSWSRCSSSCGRGLSVRSRHCIWFPGEESCWGDTHEYRLCRLPDCPLGAIPFRDLQCALYNGHPVLGTQRTYHWVPFYGAPNQCDLNCLAEGHAFYHSFGRVLDGTPCSPGAQGLCVAGRCLSAGCDGLLGSDAHEDHCGRCGGANESCLLVQRVFRDSGAFAGYWNVTLIPEGARHIRVTHRSRNHLALLGGDGRYVLNGNWAVSPPGTYEAAGTRVVYTRAAGPEEKLHAAGPTSEDLLLQEPNPGIEFEFWLPRERYGPFQAQAQAQAQALGWSLRQQQPRQVEAQPPELPAAPATTVPRIPTPTPDACEPCPDTRGRAHRLLHYCGSDFVFRARVLSRLHQAQETRYEVRVQLIYKNRSPLRALEYVWAPGRCPCPRLDLHREYLLAAQRLISPDGTQDRLLLPHAGYARIWSPAEDSRVRLASRRCPV; encoded by the exons atgaggaaactgaggccggg AGACAagaacagaggcccagagacgtTAGATTACTGCCCCAAACCACACAGCCAGTTGGGACAGAGCTGGGGTGCAGATCCTGGCCCGCTGGCGCCCCCACTGCAGAGCCCCCTCCAGAACCTCCTTCTGCTCTGGACTCTCCTGAACTGCGGTCTAGGGGGCAGTGCTCAG GGTCCCGGTGAGTGGACCCCCTGGGGTTCCTGGAGTCGCTGTTCCAGCTCTTGTGGGCGGGGCCTCTCTGTGCGTAGCCGGCACTGCATCTG GTTTCCTGGGGAGGAGTCCTGCTGGGGAGACACCCACGAGTACCGCCTCTGCCGTCTGCCG GACTGTCCCCTAGGAGCCATTCCCTTCCGAGACCTCCAATGTGCCCTCTACAATGGCCACCCTGTCCTGGGCACCCAGAGGACTTACCACTGGGTGCCCTTCTACGGTG CGCCCAACCAGTGCGACCTCAACTGCCTGGCCGAGGGGCACGCCTTCTACCACAGCTTCGGCCGCGTCCTGGACGGCACCCCCTGCAGCCCGGGCGCCCAGGGGCTCTGCGTGGCCGGCCGCTGCCTC AGCGCCGGCTGTGACGGTTTGCTGGGCTCGGACGCCCACGAAGACCACTGCGGCCGCTGCGGCGGCGCCAACGAGTCCTGTCTGTTGGTGCAGCGCGTGTTCCGAGACTCGG GTGCCTTCGCTGGGTACTGGAACGTGACCCTGATCCCCGAGGGCGCCAGACACATCCGCGTCACCCACCGGAGCCGCAACCACCTGG CGCTGCTAGGGGGCGACGGGCGCTACGTGCTCAACGGGAACTGGGCGGTCAGCCCACCCGGGACCTACGAGGCGGCGGGCACCCGTGTGGTCTACACCCGCGCTGCAGGGCCAGAGGAGAAGCTGCACGCGGCCGGGCCCACCTCCGAAGACCTGCTCCTGCAG GAGCCCAACCCCGGCATCGAGTTCGAGTTCTGGCTCCCTCGGGAGCGCTACGGCCCCTTccaggcgcaggcgcaggcgcaggcgcaggccctgggctggtccCTGCGGCAGCAGCAGCCGCGGCAGGTGGAAGCGCAGCCCCCTGAACTGCCCGCAGCCCCAGCTACCACTGTCCCACGGATCCCGACCCCCACCCCAG ACGCCTGCGAACCCTGCCCGGACACTCGAGGTCGTGCCCACCGGCTGCTCCATTATTGCGGCAGTGACTTTG TGTTCAGAGCCCGAGTGCTGAGCCGCCTCCACCAGGCCCAGGAGACGCGCTATGAGGTTCGGGTGCAGCTCATCTATAAGAACCGCTCGCCACTGCGGGCCCTCGAGTACGTGTGGGCCCCGGGTCGCTGCCCCTGCCCACGGCTGGACCTCCACCGCGAGTACCTGCTGGCCGCCCAGCGCCTCATCAGCCCTGATGGCACTCAGGACCGGCTACTGCTGCCCCACGCTGGCTATGCCCGGATCTGGAGCCCCGCCGAGGACAGCCGTGTGCGCCTGGCCTCCCGGCGCTGCCCTGTCTGA